A DNA window from Hevea brasiliensis isolate MT/VB/25A 57/8 chromosome 2, ASM3005281v1, whole genome shotgun sequence contains the following coding sequences:
- the LOC110661444 gene encoding cytochrome P450 CYP82D47-like, translating to MDYSLLHQYLSTILTAGVFFLLFNFYYRIKKAKVTKGQKAPEPASAWPIIGHLPLFATQLLHKKMGEIADEYGPIFTLRLGMHSAVVVSSWEMAKELFTANDMTVSSRPPMVAAEHLGYNYAMFGLAPYTAYWREIRKIATSELLSNRRLELLKHVRIYEVETSLKELYKLWTQRTNGLGQVKVELKQWLGDLNLNVILKMIAGKTYFGASAVDDEKVARRWQKAMREFFHYLGIFVVRDAVPFLGWLDLGGHEKAMRRTALELDSIIGEWLEEHKRNRASGEAREEQDFMDVMLSVLEDKSIAGYDADTINKATSLSLIAASSDTTTVAITWALSLLLNNQHALSKAQEELDICVGKKRLVNDADISKLVYLQAIVKETLRLYPPAPLIPRQFTDDCTIGGYHIPKGTALILNFWKIHTDPRVWPNPMEFKPERFLTTHKNIDVKGLNYELIPFGSGRRQCPGVSLGLQMVSLILASILHAFEISTPENAPIDMTESTGLTNMKDTPLEVILSPRLPPHIYA from the exons ATGGATTATTCACTTCTTCATCAGTATCTTAGCACCATCTTAACTGCAGGTGTTTTCTTCTTACTTTTTAATTTCTACTATCGAATTAAAAAGGCCAAAGTCACCAAGGGCCAAAAAGCACCTGAACCCGCCAGTGCATGGCCTATAATCGGTCACCTTCCTCTCTTTGCAACCCAGCTTCTCCACAAGAAAATGGGAGAAATAGCAGACGAGTATGGCCCAATTTTCACCTTGCGACTTGGGATGCATTCAGCTGTGGTGGTCAGCAGCTGGGAGATGGCTAAGGAATTGTTCACCGCCAACGACATGACAGTGTCCTCTCGCCCCCCAATGGTAGCTGCAGAACACTTGGGCTACAACTATGCCATGTTTGGCTTGGCCCCATACACCGCATATTGGCGCGAGATACGCAAGATAGCGACTTCAGAGCTTCTTTCCAACCGCAGGCTTGAGCTACTCAAGCATGTTAGAATCTATGAAGTGGAGACATCCTTGAAAGAGCTTTACAAGCTTTGGACACAGAGAACGAATGGCTTAGGCCAAGTTAAAGTTGAGTTGAAGCAATGGCTTGGGGACTTAAATCTAAACGTGATTCTTAAGATGATTGCAGGGAAGACGTACTTCGGTGCTAGTGCAGTGGATGATGAGAAGGTGGCACGGCGGTGGCAGAAGGCTATGAGGGAATTCTTTCACTACTTGGGGATTTTTGTGGTGAGGGACGCTGTTCCTTTTCTCGGGTGGCTGGACTTGGGAGGACATGAAAAGGCCATGAGGAGAACTGCACTAGAATTGGACAGTATCATTGGGGAATGGTTAGAGGAGCATAAGAGGAACAGAGCTTCTGGTGAAGCTAGAGAAGAGCAAGACTTCATGGACGTAATGCTTTCGGTTCTTGAGGACAAAAGCATTGCAGGTTACGATGCTGATACAATCAACAAAGCCACTTCCTTG AGTCTGATTGCAGCCAGCAGTGACACCACCACAGTTGCCATTACATGGGCACTCTCGCTACTGCTAAACAACCAGCACGCATTGAGTAAGGCCCAAGAAGAGCTGGACATATGTGTTGGTAAAAAAAGACTAGTGAACGATGCAGATATTAGCAAGCTGGTCTATCTTCAAGCGATAGTTAAAGAGACACTCAGGTTATATCCACCTGCACCGCTCATACCCCGCCAATTCACAGACGATTGCACCATAGGTGGCTACCATATCCCAAAAGGAACTGCACTCATATTGAACTTTTGGAAGATCCACACAGACCCTCGCGTGTGGCCTAATCCAATGGAATTCAAGCCAGAGAGATTTCTGACGACGCATAAGAACATTGATGTGAAGGGTCTAAATTATGAATTGATCCCATTTGGCAGCGGTAGAAGACAATGCCCTGGAGTATCTCTTGGGCTTCAAATGGTGAGCCTGATATTGGCCAGTATTTTACATGCATTTGAAATTTCAACTCCAGAAAACGCACCGATTGATATGACTGAAAGCACTGGATTAACCAACATGAAAGACACCCCGCTTGAAGTTATTCTTTCACCAAGATTGCCTCCTCATATTTATGCGTAA